CCACCCACCGAAATTATCACATCACATGAATCGCTGAGATATTGCTCGGCGCCGGCCATAACCTCCTGCGCCCGGGGATTTGGCGATATGGCGGTGAACAGGGAAAATTCGAGACCAATAGCCTTAAGATTATCAATAACTTGTTGGGTTATCCCGCTATTGACAACACCTTCATCGGTGACGATAAAAGCCTTTCTGGCGCCGAAATTTCCGGCATACCGTCCCACCAAATCAAGTGCACCCAATCCGAATATAAACTCAGGGGCTACAAACTTTCGTAATTCCAGCATGAAAATCTCCTCAAACTCTCAGCCCCCCCCCGTGGAGGATTTAGTCCAGCACCTACAACGCATCATCTCGGATTATAGATATCATCAAGAAAATAAATTACTGGATTATAAAGCCTAAACCCTGGCGAATTATCTCCGATGTCATGTGGGTTGTCAACAGCCCATTGCCAGGCCTGATGGAGTCGTAAAAGCTCGATTGATATCGTTACAGATGAAGCAATGGCGATTCGCCTACCTCATGTATCAACAAATCACGCTTGAGGTGCTACGACTAGTATATCCAGCTTTCTCAAAGTATTCGCTTATACAGAGTACATCTCGGGCAACCTCGAAGATTTTTTCCGTGCTCATCACCCCCCGAGAGCCGCTAAAACGGGTATATGATTGTATTAACCAGTTAATTGTGCTATTCTTCTGCACCACTTAGTTAGTTTCTCTTGACAAATCATTTTCTAAAAATATATTGATGTAGAATTTAATTAAAATCTTTAATAACCTCTTTCATTCTTTTACCTCATGACACTATTTTATCGGGTATCTATCATCCTTCTGGTCTGTATTGCCGCAGCCCCCCCCCTTTTTGTGTTCGCAGGCCAGGGAGAGGAGGAACGGGTCTGGGATGCGGAGAGCGCCGTCGACTATGCTCTGCAGAACAATGCCGACAGTCGTATCGCCCTGATACGAATCGCCAGAGCCCAAGCGGGAATCGATCAGGCCGACAGTGCACTTTATCCCCGGCTGCTCCTCAACTCGGAATACGCTCAGACTGATAATGCTCTTTATTCTTTTGGCAATATTCTCAATCAGGGCTCTTTCGACAACTCCATCGATTTTAACGATCCAGGCAGAACTGATAATCTCCGCATCCAGGCTGAACTGCAGTATCGCCTCTATAGTGGAGGAAAAGACCGTGCCGCCATCGCCCTTTCTGAACATGATCGCCAGAAGTTCATCGCCGATCGGGAAAGTCTTTTAAATCAGCTTGCCTTCGAAGTTGTCCGGGCCTTCGAACAGATCGTTCTTGCCGAGGAAATGGTGGAAGCCCGCAAATCGGCACAAGATGCCATCAAAGCCTCACTACATGTTGCCAGGGCACGTTATGATGCAGGTGATCTGCTGCGCCGGCAACTTCTTGATCTCGAGGTCCAGGAAGCTCGAGCAGGAGAAGACCTGATTCTGGCCCGGCACACTCTGAATCTCACTCATCATGCCTTCAACAATCTGCTGGGAATTGCCGATGGACCGGTACAGATAGACAGAGAAAGCTCCTTTCAGCAGAGTATCCCCGAAATTGCCGACTATTCCGCCCGGCCTGAACTCAAGTCCATAGAAAGTGGTATCGCAGCAGCCGGGGCTGCCATGCAGATGAGCCGGGCCCAATACCTCCCCGAAATCGATGGATTTGCCGGCTACCAGCACGACACGGGGTTTGTCAGCGGCGATCACGGCAACTCATGGATTGCCGGGGTCAGACTGAAATATTCACTTTTTGACGGAGGACGAAGGGATGGCGAGCTGGCCGAGAAAAAAATGCTGCTGGCCGAACGGGAGGAACTGCGAAGAAAGACGGAGCTCCAACTCAACTATGAATTGCAGCAGGCAAAACAGGAATTGCAGCAGGCCAGAGAAAGAGTTGACGTTACTAAAAAGATGATCAACTTTGCCAGGGAAAGCGCACGGCTAAGCCGGGCTCGTTTCAAAGAAGGCGTGATACTCTCTTCCGATCTCATAGACTCCGAAACGCGACTTACAGACGCTCTGGTGCGGGCTTCTCGGGCTAATGCCCTGCATAAGATAGCCATTGCCAACCTGCGCAAGGTAGTTGGCCTGCCTCAATTTTGAAAGCTTATTCTACCATTGATTTTCATACTTAGATAACATGGAGCAGAAAATGGTCCGATACCCCAATAGTCATGGCACAGTCTTCTTCCTGCTGCTTTTTTTATTCCTTGCCGGCTGCAGCAGTGAGCAGGATAAGGACAGTCAATCCTTTCCCGGCGGTGCGGTCACGGTGGAAACCGTTACCGTCGTCAGTACGGAAGTGGCCGATCAAGTCGAAGTAATGGCCACCGTTCAGGCCGCCAGACAGGCAGTCATTTCCTCAAGAATCAGCGGTAATATTATCGCTCTGGAGGTTACCTCCGGCTCCCACGTAACCAAGGGTCAGACATTGCTGCAGATCAGCGCCGAGGAAATATCGGCACAGCTACAGCAGGCCCGGGCTCAGCTTGATCAAGCCTCCCGCAATCTTAGCCGGGAACGGAAACTGCTCGCACAGAACGCCGCCACGCCGGAAGCGGTGAAGCTCCTGGAAGATTCCCAGAAGATCGCCGAAGCCACCTACCGGGAGGCTCGGACCATGCTGGATTACACCACCGTGACGGCACCTTTCGATGGTCTCATTACCCAAAAATCGGTAGATATCGGCGATCTGGCAACTCCGGGAAAACCCCTGCTGCATATTGCCGATGAAAGCAACCTGCAGATAGTGGCCGATATCCCCGAAAGTCTTGTCGCAAATATCACTCTCGGCATGGAAATGGAGACGAGCGTCCCCGCAGCGCAGCTCAAGCTGAAGGGTACTGTTGTCGAAATCACTCCAATTGCAGATCCGCGCAGCAGAACGGTACCGATCAAGCTTGACATCAACGAACAACCCGCTCTTCGTTCGGGCCAGTTTGCCCGGGTGATTCTTCCGGGAAACACCGTGGAAACAATTCTGGTACCACCGCAGAGTATCGAATCGTTCGGGCAGATGGAAAAGGTTTTTCTTCTGGTGGATGGCAGAGCCAGACTGCGGCTGGTCAGAACCGGAAAACATTACGGACAGGAAGTTGAAATACTCTCGGGGCTCAGCGCCGGAGATAAACTGATAATCAGTGATGACAAGCGCTTGAGAGATTCTCAGCCCGTCAATACATTAGACCCGCAAGGTCAATGATGAAGAACGCTAATTCCCCGAAAACGGGCTTTGCCGGCATTTTTGCCGGAGCCTTCCTGCACTCCAAGCTGACCCCACTGGCCATAGTCGCCTCGCTTCTGCTTGGGGTGCTGGCTGTGATACTGCTGCCGCGTGAAGAGGAGCCGCAGATCAAGGTGCCCATGATCGATGTCCTGGTTCAAATGCCCGGCGCAACTCCAAAGGAGGTTGAAGAGCGGCTCTCCATCCCCATGGAAAAGCTGCTGTATGAACTTCCCGGAGTTGAATACATCTATTCCACCTCAATGCACGGCAAGAGCCTCATAGTGGTGAGATTTTACGTGGGTGCCGATCTCGAGGAATCCATAGTACGGCTCAATCAGAAACTGGAGACCAACTTTGACCGCATTCCGCATACGGTATCACAACCGTTGATCAAACCACATACCATAGACGATGTCCCCATCCTTGCCGTCACCCTGCACAGTAATGAATATGACTCCTTTATGCTGCGCCGGGTGGCGGCACAGCTCGATGATTCTATAAAGAGCATCCGGGATGTTGCCGAAACCACGATAATCGGAGGGACCCAACGTCAACTGCGGGTGCTTTTCGATCCATTACTCCTTAATTCCCGGAACCTGACTGCTACCGAAATCATTACCAAAATTCAGCAGGCCAACCAGCAGTCCTTTTCCGGAAGTCTCAAGACCCTGAATACTGAAATATTGCTGCAGACCGGCCGCTTTTTCGCCGATGTGGAGGATGTGGAAAGGGTGGTAGTCGGAGTATTTGGCGGAAAACCCGTATATCTCAAAGATGTTGCCGCCGTCATGGACGGTCCCGCCGATCCCGAGAATTATGTTATCCATGGCGACCGGAACACCCCAGCGAGAGAGGCAGCGGTAACCCTGTCCATTGCCAAGAGACCCGGGGCCAATGCCGTTAGTGTCGTCGACGATGTACTCAAAAAAATTGAAGGCCTCAAGGGCAGTCTGATACCTTCGGAAATAGATATCACGGTAACCAGGGATTATGGTCAGACTGCGGCTGAAAAATCGAACGAGCTGCTTCTCCATATGGGAATCGCGGTCTTCGGCGTCGCCCTTTTAATACTGTTCTTTCTCGGCTGGCGCGAATCGATCGTGGTCATGCTGGCCATCCCCTCGACCCTGGCCCTGACCCTGCTCATCTTTTACCTCTACGGCTATACTCTCAATCGAATAACGCTTTTTGCCCTCATCTTCTCCATAGGCATTCTGGTCGACGATGCCATTGTCGTAGTGGAAAATATCGTGCGCCACCGGCGTCTGCCTGCCAATAGCGATAAATCCTTTTCCACAATCGCCATCGAAGCCGTCGACGAAGTGGGCAATCCCACAATTCTCGCAACTTGGGCGGTAATAGCGGCAATTCTCCCCATGGCCTTTGTCGGCGGCTTGATGGGGCCTTATATGCGACCGATTCCCATCGGTGCCACGGCGGCGATGATCTTTTCTCTGCTCATCGCCTTTTCCATCACGCCCTGGGCGGCCGTCCATATTCTCAAAGGCAAAGCGTCCGGCAATCATGAGGGCGGTGACCACGACGTTCCCGACGATTTCTTCACCAGACTCTATCATGCGGTGATGGATCCGCTGCTTTCACATGGGTGGTGGCGTATTCTTTTCTTCGCCGTAATCATCATTCTGCTGCTGTTGAGCATGTCGATGGTCTACTTCGGTCTGGTAAAAGTCAAGATGCTGCCCTTTGACAACAAGAGTGAATTTCAAGTCATTCTCAATATGCCCGAAGGGACTACGCTCGAACAGACTTCACGGGTTGCTTTGCAGATGTCCGAGGCCGTTGCCAAGGACCCTGCGGTGGACAACTATCAGATTTACACCGGAATCGCTTCGCCCTATAACTTCAACGGCCTGGTTCGTCATTATTTCATGCGCAAGGGACCGGAGGTTGCCGATATTCAGGTCAATCTTCTGCCAAAAGATGAACGCAGCGACCAGAGCCATGATATCGCTCAGCGAATTCGTCCTGCACTGGCTCTAATAGCAGAGCAGTACGGAGCGGCCGTGGCCGTGGCCGAGGTGCCTCCCGGCCCCCCGGTACTGCAGACTCTTGTTGCCGAAATCTACGGCCCGACGGAGGAAGCCCGCATAGAACTGGCAGAAGAAGTAAAGCGGATATTTGCCGAAACCGAGGGAGTGGTCGATATAGACTGGTTCAGGGAAGAGGAAAGACACAGAAAGATCATCACCGTCGACAAGGAAAAGGCGGCTCTGAATGGGGTATCGGAAGAACTCGTTGCTAAAACCATTGACATTGCCGTCCGGGGCGCTTCCATTGCCCTGTACCACAAGGCCAGCGACAAAGAAGAGATCAACATCATTTTCGAGCTGCCAGAGTATCTTCGGGCCCGAATCGACTCTCTGCTCAATATCTCAGTACGCCCGGACATGTCGCCCGAATCTGCCCTGGTACCGCTGCGGGAACTTGTCCGGGTTAAAGAAAAAAAAGTGGCTCAGACCATCTACCGGAAAAATCTCAAACCGGTGATCTATGTTACCGGAGATGTGGCCGGCAGCGTTGAAAGCCCGGTGTATGCCATCTTCGCAATGAATAAGCGGATAAAGCAATTGGAGGCGGAGCAGTTTGGCGGCAGGGCGGGAAATGTTGCCATATATAATCTCAACCAGCCCTTTATGGAGCATGAAGTAGCACTGAAGTGGGACGGGGAGTGGCACATCACCCTGGAGGTTTTTCGCGACCTCGGCCTTGCCTTCTGCGTCGTCATGATCCTTATTTATATGCTGATGGTGGGCTGGTTCAAGGATTACATCACACCCCTTGTGGTCATGGCGGCCATTCCCTTTTCACTCATCGGGATTCTGCCTGCGCATTGGGGACTGGGCGCTTTCTTCACGGCGACTTCAATGATCGGTTTCATGGCCGGTGCCGGCATAGTGGTGCGCAACTCCATAATCCTGGTCGATTTTATCGAACTGCGCAGAGCACAGGGACAGGAGCTGGCCCATGCGGTCACCGAGGCCGGTGCAGTGCGTTTTCGTCCGATGCTGTTGACCGCTCTCGCCGTTGTTGTAGGGGCCTCGGTCATTCTTGCAGACCCGATTTTTCAGGGGCTCGCCATCTCCCTCATGTTCGGCGAAATCGCCTCACTTCTGGTAAGCAGGATGGCGGTTCCTGTTCTTTATTATATGGTAAAAAAACCCCGGGTAAACAAATAAAAAAACAGCTCCCGTAAAGGAGCTGTTTTTTTATTTTTCCCCGGGGCAACCCGGTAACTTCTGCCAAGACAATGTCCGCTGTAAATTTAGGACTTAAGCCCTTTCTATTGCTTCAGGTCTCCTTCCTGCAGACCTGTCTTTTTTC
This window of the Desulfopila inferna genome carries:
- a CDS encoding TolC family protein codes for the protein MTLFYRVSIILLVCIAAAPPLFVFAGQGEEERVWDAESAVDYALQNNADSRIALIRIARAQAGIDQADSALYPRLLLNSEYAQTDNALYSFGNILNQGSFDNSIDFNDPGRTDNLRIQAELQYRLYSGGKDRAAIALSEHDRQKFIADRESLLNQLAFEVVRAFEQIVLAEEMVEARKSAQDAIKASLHVARARYDAGDLLRRQLLDLEVQEARAGEDLILARHTLNLTHHAFNNLLGIADGPVQIDRESSFQQSIPEIADYSARPELKSIESGIAAAGAAMQMSRAQYLPEIDGFAGYQHDTGFVSGDHGNSWIAGVRLKYSLFDGGRRDGELAEKKMLLAEREELRRKTELQLNYELQQAKQELQQARERVDVTKKMINFARESARLSRARFKEGVILSSDLIDSETRLTDALVRASRANALHKIAIANLRKVVGLPQF
- a CDS encoding efflux RND transporter periplasmic adaptor subunit; amino-acid sequence: MVRYPNSHGTVFFLLLFLFLAGCSSEQDKDSQSFPGGAVTVETVTVVSTEVADQVEVMATVQAARQAVISSRISGNIIALEVTSGSHVTKGQTLLQISAEEISAQLQQARAQLDQASRNLSRERKLLAQNAATPEAVKLLEDSQKIAEATYREARTMLDYTTVTAPFDGLITQKSVDIGDLATPGKPLLHIADESNLQIVADIPESLVANITLGMEMETSVPAAQLKLKGTVVEITPIADPRSRTVPIKLDINEQPALRSGQFARVILPGNTVETILVPPQSIESFGQMEKVFLLVDGRARLRLVRTGKHYGQEVEILSGLSAGDKLIISDDKRLRDSQPVNTLDPQGQ
- a CDS encoding efflux RND transporter permease subunit translates to MKNANSPKTGFAGIFAGAFLHSKLTPLAIVASLLLGVLAVILLPREEEPQIKVPMIDVLVQMPGATPKEVEERLSIPMEKLLYELPGVEYIYSTSMHGKSLIVVRFYVGADLEESIVRLNQKLETNFDRIPHTVSQPLIKPHTIDDVPILAVTLHSNEYDSFMLRRVAAQLDDSIKSIRDVAETTIIGGTQRQLRVLFDPLLLNSRNLTATEIITKIQQANQQSFSGSLKTLNTEILLQTGRFFADVEDVERVVVGVFGGKPVYLKDVAAVMDGPADPENYVIHGDRNTPAREAAVTLSIAKRPGANAVSVVDDVLKKIEGLKGSLIPSEIDITVTRDYGQTAAEKSNELLLHMGIAVFGVALLILFFLGWRESIVVMLAIPSTLALTLLIFYLYGYTLNRITLFALIFSIGILVDDAIVVVENIVRHRRLPANSDKSFSTIAIEAVDEVGNPTILATWAVIAAILPMAFVGGLMGPYMRPIPIGATAAMIFSLLIAFSITPWAAVHILKGKASGNHEGGDHDVPDDFFTRLYHAVMDPLLSHGWWRILFFAVIIILLLLSMSMVYFGLVKVKMLPFDNKSEFQVILNMPEGTTLEQTSRVALQMSEAVAKDPAVDNYQIYTGIASPYNFNGLVRHYFMRKGPEVADIQVNLLPKDERSDQSHDIAQRIRPALALIAEQYGAAVAVAEVPPGPPVLQTLVAEIYGPTEEARIELAEEVKRIFAETEGVVDIDWFREEERHRKIITVDKEKAALNGVSEELVAKTIDIAVRGASIALYHKASDKEEINIIFELPEYLRARIDSLLNISVRPDMSPESALVPLRELVRVKEKKVAQTIYRKNLKPVIYVTGDVAGSVESPVYAIFAMNKRIKQLEAEQFGGRAGNVAIYNLNQPFMEHEVALKWDGEWHITLEVFRDLGLAFCVVMILIYMLMVGWFKDYITPLVVMAAIPFSLIGILPAHWGLGAFFTATSMIGFMAGAGIVVRNSIILVDFIELRRAQGQELAHAVTEAGAVRFRPMLLTALAVVVGASVILADPIFQGLAISLMFGEIASLLVSRMAVPVLYYMVKKPRVNK